The following are encoded together in the Anabrus simplex isolate iqAnaSimp1 chromosome 5, ASM4041472v1, whole genome shotgun sequence genome:
- the LOC136874933 gene encoding ejaculatory bulb-specific protein 3, which produces MDRLYMFLTISLALLSSVVAQQKYNPKWDTVDVDQILRNDRLFNKYVSCLLSDTDTDCTEDGKELKKAIPDALKTECSKCTEKQVKSSEKVIRHLIDNKPDVWAKLEAKYDSTGSYRKKYQEEAKKRGIIVKA; this is translated from the exons ATGGATCGTTTGTATATGTTCCTGACCATCTCTCTGGCTCTCTTGAGCTCAGTTGTGGCACAACAAAAGTATAATCCCAAGTGGGATACTGTGGACGTGGACCAGATTCTACGCAACGATCGTCTCTTCAACAAATACGTCTCGTGTCTACTTTCTGATACGGATACTGACTGCACAGAAGACGGCAAGGAACTCAAGA AGGCAATACCAGATGCGCTGAAAACAGAATGCAGTAAGTGTACTGAGAAACAAGTGAAGAGCAGTGAGAAGGTTATCCGTCACCTGATCGACAACAAACCTGACGTCTGGGCTAAACTTGAAGCCAAGTACGATTCTACTGGCAGCTACAGGAAGAAGTATCAAGAAGAGGCAAAGAAGCGTGGCATTATTGTCAAAGCTTAA